The following are encoded together in the Sphingomicrobium clamense genome:
- a CDS encoding sigma-54-dependent transcriptional regulator, translating into MPLEVLVVDDEADIRELVAGVLEDEGYQVRTAGSSKTALDEIEQRRPQLALLDVWLQGSEMDGLQLLEEIKRRDATLPCIMISGHGNLDTAVAAVRAGAVDFIEKPFEAEKLLHLVARATETDRLRRENEELRQQAGQEDQLEGTSAAINGVRATLKRVAPTGSRVMITGPAGVGKEIAARMIHRWSPRAQAPFVTVSSAMMDPDRVEEELFGTEVDGTARPGLLEQAHGGTLFLDEIADMPLTTQAKILRVLTDQSYPRVGGQRPVKVDVRVLSATAKDLQEEIEAGRFREDLYYRLNVVPVSIPPLSDRREDIAVLADHFLARFAAERRIAAPSLSEEALAALQSHDWPGNVRQLRNIIERTMILTPGDRVQRIDVDLLPAEVTSAEGGEGTSPQVAMMGSPLREARENFEREYLRIQIRRFSGNISRTATFIGMERSALHRKLKALGITEKRDEKK; encoded by the coding sequence GCCGCTGGAAGTACTGGTCGTCGACGACGAAGCCGATATCCGCGAACTCGTGGCTGGCGTGCTGGAGGATGAGGGCTACCAGGTCCGCACTGCAGGCAGCTCAAAGACCGCGCTCGACGAGATCGAGCAGCGCCGTCCGCAACTCGCCCTGCTCGATGTCTGGTTGCAGGGGTCCGAGATGGACGGGCTGCAACTGCTCGAAGAGATCAAGCGCCGCGACGCGACGCTGCCCTGCATCATGATTTCGGGTCACGGCAATCTCGACACCGCGGTGGCCGCGGTGCGGGCCGGCGCGGTCGATTTCATCGAAAAGCCGTTCGAAGCGGAGAAACTGCTCCACCTGGTCGCGCGCGCCACCGAAACCGATCGACTGCGCCGCGAGAATGAGGAGTTGCGTCAGCAGGCCGGGCAGGAAGACCAGCTCGAAGGCACTTCCGCCGCCATCAACGGCGTGCGCGCGACGTTGAAACGCGTGGCGCCCACCGGCAGCCGCGTGATGATCACCGGGCCTGCCGGTGTCGGCAAGGAGATTGCCGCGCGGATGATCCATCGCTGGAGCCCGCGGGCGCAGGCGCCGTTCGTGACCGTGTCCTCGGCGATGATGGACCCCGATCGCGTCGAAGAGGAATTGTTCGGGACAGAAGTCGACGGCACTGCGCGGCCGGGCCTTCTTGAACAGGCGCATGGCGGTACGCTGTTCCTCGACGAGATTGCCGACATGCCGCTTACGACGCAGGCGAAGATCCTGCGTGTCCTTACCGATCAGAGCTACCCGCGGGTCGGTGGGCAACGGCCGGTCAAGGTCGACGTGCGCGTGCTGTCGGCGACCGCCAAGGACTTGCAGGAAGAAATCGAAGCGGGCCGGTTCCGTGAAGATCTTTATTACCGGCTCAACGTCGTCCCGGTCTCGATCCCGCCATTGTCGGACAGGCGCGAGGACATTGCCGTGCTTGCCGATCATTTCCTCGCGCGGTTTGCCGCCGAACGGCGCATTGCCGCACCCAGTCTATCAGAAGAGGCACTCGCGGCGCTTCAGTCACATGACTGGCCTGGCAACGTGCGCCAGCTGCGCAATATCATCGAGCGCACGATGATCCTCACGCCGGGCGACCGTGTGCAGCGCATCGACGTCGACCTGCTGCCGGCCGAAGTCACCAGCGCCGAGGGTGGGGAGGGTACCAGCCCGCAGGTGGCGATGATGGGCAGCCCGCTGCGTGAAGCGCGCGAGAATTTCGAGCGCGAATATCTCCGCATCCAAATCCGTCGCTTTTCGGGCAACATCAGCCGGACGGCGACGTTTATCGGCATGGAACGTTCGGCTCTCCATCGGAAACTCAAGGCGCTCGGGATCACCGAAAAGCGCGACGAGAAAAAATAA